The following coding sequences are from one Polynucleobacter sp. JS-JIR-II-50 window:
- the yidD gene encoding membrane protein insertion efficiency factor YidD: protein MRTLNNAAIKLVKIYQLALSPYLGVHCKYVPSCSQYACDCFSHYGFIKSFGLTVWRILRCNPLSHGGYDPAVKDTKHQLK from the coding sequence GTGCGAACTTTAAACAATGCGGCAATTAAGCTAGTAAAAATATATCAACTAGCTTTGAGTCCGTATTTGGGCGTCCACTGTAAGTACGTACCTAGCTGTTCGCAATATGCATGTGACTGCTTTAGTCATTACGGATTTATTAAAAGCTTTGGCCTAACGGTGTGGCGCATTTTGCGCTGCAATCCGTTGTCACACGGCGGTTATGATCCTGCTGTAAAAGATACAAAACACCAACTTAAGTGA
- the rpmH gene encoding 50S ribosomal protein L34, with product MKRTYQPSVTRRKRTHGFRIRMKTKSGRAVLNARRAKGRKRLAV from the coding sequence ATGAAAAGAACTTACCAACCCTCAGTAACCCGTCGCAAGCGTACACACGGTTTCCGTATTCGCATGAAAACCAAAAGCGGACGCGCAGTTTTAAATGCCCGTCGTGCAAAAGGTCGCAAGCGTTTGGCTGTTTAA
- the yidC gene encoding membrane protein insertase YidC, with the protein MDFKKTILWAVFSMSGLMLYNNWQVHEGKPSFFGGAPASAPVASDKVTTGGKVDVPTQTTGASAVAATPVVNGGAIEGAEKFTLQNDVLILEISASGANVIDAKLLKELTAEKNPVELFQYTPTHKYFARSGLISLNNNDLPNHTSTFKLVQSGKDGSGRPFAVLASERNGVKLEKTFILNPGSYVVDVGHRVTQTTNNPNPLVLYTEIVRDASQEQKIGPFGGAFSASTFTGPAAYTDKEKFNKLEFSAIDKNKITIPTQVAAGEPAWIAMVQHYFASAWIPGDKDARDIYAGRIDNGLYRIGMQTPLGVVAAGTTVVEKARLFVGPQEEKVLETIAPGFELLKDYGYLTIIAKPIFWLLEKIHGYVGNWGWSIILLTILIKLVFFPLSAASYKSMARMKEVQPRLAAMKEQYKGEPQKLNQAMMEMYRKEKINPLGGCLPVVIQIPVFISLYWVLLSSVEMRGAPWVLWIHDLSVPDPYYILPVIMAVSMFVQTKLNPTPPDPIQAKVMMYMPIVFSIMFFFFPAGLVLYWVTNNLLSIAQQWQINQMFGKKPAK; encoded by the coding sequence ATGGACTTTAAAAAAACAATTCTATGGGCAGTATTCTCGATGTCGGGTCTTATGCTCTACAACAATTGGCAGGTTCATGAAGGCAAGCCGTCCTTTTTTGGCGGCGCCCCCGCGAGCGCCCCGGTTGCGTCAGATAAGGTAACAACAGGGGGCAAGGTTGATGTTCCCACGCAAACTACTGGTGCATCGGCTGTTGCCGCAACACCAGTAGTTAATGGTGGCGCCATAGAGGGTGCTGAAAAGTTCACACTCCAAAACGACGTTTTAATATTAGAAATCAGCGCCAGCGGAGCAAATGTAATTGATGCTAAGTTGTTAAAAGAATTAACTGCTGAGAAAAATCCAGTAGAGCTCTTTCAATACACGCCAACACACAAATACTTTGCACGCTCTGGTTTAATTTCTTTAAATAACAACGACCTTCCAAATCACACGAGTACCTTCAAATTAGTACAGTCAGGAAAAGATGGTTCAGGTAGGCCGTTTGCGGTATTGGCTAGTGAGCGTAACGGCGTTAAGCTTGAAAAAACATTCATCCTAAATCCTGGTAGCTATGTTGTGGATGTTGGCCATCGCGTTACTCAAACAACAAACAATCCAAACCCCCTTGTTCTGTACACAGAAATTGTGCGCGATGCTTCGCAAGAGCAAAAAATCGGCCCATTTGGCGGCGCCTTCTCAGCCAGCACCTTTACTGGACCTGCTGCCTACACAGACAAAGAAAAGTTTAATAAGCTTGAATTCTCGGCAATAGATAAAAACAAAATCACCATCCCAACGCAAGTAGCAGCAGGTGAGCCAGCTTGGATCGCCATGGTTCAGCATTACTTTGCGAGCGCTTGGATTCCGGGTGACAAAGATGCGCGGGATATTTATGCGGGCAGAATTGATAACGGCCTGTATCGAATTGGTATGCAAACACCGCTCGGCGTTGTTGCCGCAGGGACAACCGTTGTAGAAAAAGCCAGATTGTTTGTTGGGCCTCAAGAAGAAAAGGTTTTGGAGACGATTGCTCCAGGCTTTGAGCTGCTGAAGGACTACGGTTATCTGACCATTATTGCTAAACCTATTTTCTGGCTGCTTGAAAAAATTCACGGTTATGTTGGCAACTGGGGCTGGTCCATCATCCTGTTGACCATCTTAATTAAGTTGGTGTTCTTCCCCTTATCTGCTGCAAGTTACAAGTCGATGGCTCGCATGAAGGAAGTGCAGCCACGCCTGGCGGCGATGAAGGAGCAATACAAGGGTGAACCACAAAAGCTCAATCAAGCCATGATGGAGATGTATCGCAAAGAAAAGATCAACCCGCTGGGCGGATGTTTGCCGGTTGTGATTCAGATTCCTGTGTTTATTTCTTTGTATTGGGTGCTGTTGTCATCAGTTGAGATGCGCGGTGCACCATGGGTTTTGTGGATTCACGACCTCTCAGTCCCTGATCCGTACTATATTCTGCCGGTCATTATGGCTGTCTCGATGTTTGTGCAAACGAAGTTGAACCCAACACCTCCAGATCCAATCCAGGCGAAGGTAATGATGTACATGCCGATCGTCTTTTCAATCATGTTCTTCTTCTTCCCTGCCGGCTTGGTTTTATATTGGGTTACCAATAACCTTCTATCCATCGCACAACAGTGGCAGATTAATCAGATGTTTGGAAAAAAGCCCGCTAAGTAA
- the rnpA gene encoding ribonuclease P protein component: MNSARISELLKARPKTSLYWGMYVASTQEGVKPDLGVAVAKKLAKRAVDRNRLKRMIRELVWTAQANTLNKDVVVKLKKPIGRETRGRLRKKEKEILRSQISGLL; the protein is encoded by the coding sequence TTGAATAGCGCAAGGATTTCTGAATTACTAAAAGCACGCCCCAAGACAAGTTTGTATTGGGGTATGTATGTTGCATCCACTCAAGAGGGTGTTAAGCCTGACTTGGGGGTTGCAGTAGCAAAGAAGTTAGCCAAAAGAGCGGTTGATCGAAACCGCCTAAAGCGGATGATTCGCGAATTGGTTTGGACGGCTCAAGCCAACACATTAAACAAAGATGTTGTGGTTAAGCTCAAAAAACCAATCGGTCGCGAAACTCGAGGCAGACTCAGAAAAAAAGAAAAAGAAATTTTGCGCTCTCAAATTTCAGGGCTGCTTTAG